One genomic window of Lepeophtheirus salmonis chromosome 5, UVic_Lsal_1.4, whole genome shotgun sequence includes the following:
- the LOC121117320 gene encoding mitotic apparatus protein p62: protein MNATMAHGNNEVEDEYIWTVTLDKDNKEYVWNPTEIGGDKEEAEEDGKEKSKLGEDDQEDDEYDEDVHPAQKLLVKNAFLSLEAKDGQVNVVNIETLGYKGLEIKCPLVAMKAGTDYQRLVDQEFSSKVKLTLVHGQGPVQLVGTHSFDFSSFKDMNQTSFLEEDESEEEEGEEMEEEDQENGDAVKKNGVDKKRKAEAAEGETALKKEKKASPAKKANATSKA from the coding sequence ATGAACGCAACAATGGCACACGGCAACAACGAAGTTGAGGATGAATATATCTGGACCGTGACTCTGGATAAGGACAATAAGGAATACGTCTGGAATCCAACAGAGATTGGTGGAGACAAGGAAGAGGCTGAAGAAGATGGGAAAGAGAAGTCCAAGTTGGGTGAGGATGACCAAGAGGATGATGAATACGATGAGGATGTTCATCCCGCGCAGAAACTTTTAGTGAAGAATGCCTTTCTGTCCTTGGAGGCCAAGGATGGACAAGTGAACGTTGTCAACATTGAAACCTTGGGATACAAGGGACTGGAGATAAAGTGTCCCTTGGTGGCCATGAAGGCAGGCACCGACTATCAACGTCTCGTTGATCAAGAATTCTCATCCAAAGTGAAACTGACCTTAGTGCACGGACAAGGCCCCGTTCAGCTGGTCGGCACTCACTCATTTGATTTTAGCAGTTTTAAAGATATGAACCAAACGAGCTTCCTTGAGGAGGATGAGAGCGAAGAAGAGGAAGGCGAGGAGATGGAAGAGGAAGATCAGGAAAACGGTGACGCTGTTAAGAAGAACGGCGTCGATAAGAAGCGGAAGGCCGAAGCTGCTGAAGGAGAAACCgctctgaaaaaagaaaagaaggcaTCTCCTGCCAAGAAGGCTAATGCTACTTCCAAagcttaa
- the LOC121117319 gene encoding calcium-activated chloride channel regulator 1 — MNLNYFLNMRRKNPFMCRLCCGAPFLVFLQLILNCSTTILGSRIELETEGGYTGIAIKIREDVPMEKCSQILKNLESTIRIASGILFDTFDKRPYFKRVTVIVPNGWSDSVCEATIQPPSYPSNYGVPDIFLSPDGDAIYGNHPRTIRSMGCGLSGDFIEFPYSLLSDDRIAARSLVSEWAKYRYGVFEEHGFPGDPYYPVYYERNETLIPSGNTDDRALHGEWKDGCNPQNDKNCYFKYSDTSEIKCSLGFVPFLSNVSGFCHKNNNFDSVKSTKQFTLCQGKSSSQIIHDHKDFQSLSRLFHHPHPESTLVSFVREPIKKYLFFVEASSTVANSGLWKWISKATQNLIRYDLPEGSEISIVTYSNETFVMAKSAILKNNKIRGQLADRMPSKQQVKASSEKSFVSVAFDFIISNKLGLDSSGTKIVIIKRDSDEDGLNREWEQKLINYTRRNQVQFSTILFRDSHHGTIQPSPFYDSLSELSGGKTFVYDLNVQTSSYFNIMSSLKDIIILDSDSKSRNVPRIIHSSVSKGLEPLESSFYVDTFVGKETIFGILVNDAENHKVKSVTFWDESGNSYGPYQSLSSEYNVINMKTINFLQIAKKPPFDDVSYLGKPWKYKVEWFSENSNKYDENVVVVTSKERNPESQRGLVVDVWTSAESSNDKVTDKHPLSIYVRLTHGFRPVANAKVTCQISIMQDVGSLKIVESEVFELFDTGNGDPDIIMNDGIYSRYVTEYHGTGRYQFSIYVENSSKNAFVIKNSGKKFPSPSSTTPLCCGSLVPVEDDLKEPIEPFHRVISGPVVYLLETPSEKEDKMAPNRVLDLKIFHIQDAEVTAEWTAPGDDFDSGNVSSYLFVLMNDKFQVKNTIHELQRSDSYGTKVSTSFDFPIRGKVSYVGLIPIDESGNQGNVSNIVTLLVPLNPATVSPTPPGPLINGGDSNWVTIGIVCGILATLLLLFLILVMYFSRRRRRRHHDPNSGVKSSGVNVDLHHSSDSSSYESDIKNLSSNQLVPTISTISNTYKNNKTSFGHGLTPTYWSASQLLREHEERHSKPQGPSFMGAIAEEEGYYNRALDTDGRYYSSTISPPYDDGIIVEGENDIIINGKAGVPKGSDSSSSTLGVLATTKNIAPSQYGSTLSVNTTKTRNITQV, encoded by the exons TCGACAATTAGAATAGCTTCTGGCATTCTATTCGACACATTCGATAAAAGACCCTACTTCAAGAGGGTAACTGTCATAGTCCCGAATGGATGGAGTGATTCGGTTTGTGAGGCTACTATACAACCCCCAAGTTATCCTTCAAACTATGGT GTCCCAGATATCTTCCTTAGCCCAGATGGTGACGCAATTTATGGTAACCATCCGAGAACCATTCGTAGTATGGGCTGTGGTCTCTCCGGTGACTTCATTGAATTTCCTTATTCGCTTTTGAGTGATGATAGAATTGCTGCTCGTTCCTTAGTTTCTGAATGGGCTAAATATCGTTATGGAGTTTTTGAAGAACATGGATTTCCTGGCGATCCCTACTATCCTGTTTACTATGAACGTAATGAGACTTTAATTCCATCTGGGAATACTGATGACCGTGCCTTACATGGTGAATGGAAAGATGGTTGTAATCcccaaaatgataaaaactgcTATTTCAAATACTCAGACACTTCGGAAATAAAATGCTCTCTGGGATTTGTGCCATTTTTGTCGAATGTATCAGGGTTTTGTCATAAGAACAATAACTTTGATTCCGTAAAAAGTACTAAACAGTTTACTCTATGCCAGGGAAAGAGTTCAAGTCAAATAATTCATGATCATAAAGATTTTCAAAGTCTATCAAGACTTTTTCACCATCCTCATCCCGAATCTACTCTTGTATCATTTGTCCGTGAAccaattaaaaagtatttattcttcGTTGAAGCTTCTTCGACTGTAGCAAATTCGGGCCTTTGGAAATGGATTTCAAAGGCAACTCAAAATTTGATTCGATATGATTTACCAGAGGGCTCAGAAATATCTATTGTCACCTATAGCAATGAAACATTCGTAATGGCAAAATCAgccattctaaaaaataataaaataagaggtCAGTTAGCAGATAGAATGCCATCAAAACAACAAGTCAAAGCCAGTTCTGAGAAATCATTTGTGTCTGTagcttttgattttattataagcAATAAGTTGGGACTGGATTCATCTGGTACCAAAATTGTGATAATTAAAAGAGACTCTGATGAAGATGGTCTTAATCGTGAATGGGAGcaaaaattaatcaactatACTCGCAGAAATCAAGTACAATTTTCTACTATACTTTTTAGAGATTCTCATCATGGTACAATTCAACCAAGTCCGTTTTACGATTCATTGTCTGAATTGTCTGGAGGAAAAACATTTGTTTACGATTTAAATGTTCAAACGTCTtcctattttaatattatgtcttctttaaaagatattattatactaGACTCAGACTCCAAAAGTCGTAATGTTCCTCGCATTATTCACTCTTCTGTATCCAAAGGATTAGAGCCTCTGGAGTCTAGTTTTTATGTGGATACGTTTGTGGGGAAAGAAACCATATTTGGGATCCTTGTGAACGATGCTGAAAACCACAAAGTCAAGTCTGTTACTTTTTGGGATGAATCTGGAAACAGTTATGGACCCTACCAAAGCTTATCTTCTGAATATAATGTTATCAACATGAAGACGataaatttcttacaaattgcaaaaaaaccaCCCTTTGATGAT GTATCCTATCTTGGAAAACCTTGGAAGTACAAAGTTGAATGGTTTTCCGAGAATTCcaataaatatgatgaaaacGTGGTCGTAGTGACTTCAAAAGAAAGGAACCCTGAATCTCAAAGAGGCTTAGTAGTTGATGTTTGGACATCGGCTGAGTCTTCCAATGATAAAGTTACGGATAAACATCCGTTATCTATCTACGTCAGGCTTACTCATGGATTTCGTCCAGTTGCAAATGCTAAAGTTACTTGTCAAATATCTATAATGCAAGATGTCGGCTCCTTAAAGATTGTTGAGTCAGaagtatttgaattatttgacaCTGGAAATGGag ATCCGGATATTATCATGAATGATGGAATATATAGTCGATATGTAACTGAATATCATGGCACAGGGCGATATCAGTTCTCAATTTATGTCGAAAATTCATCCAAAAATgcatttgttattaaaaatagtgGAAAAAAGTTTCCTTCCCCTTCGTCTACCACTCCTCTTTGTTGTGGAAGTTTAGTTCCAGTTGAAGATGATCTAAAAGAACCAATTGAACCCTTTCATCGGGTTATATCTGGACCTGTTGTTTATTTACTTGAGACTCCTTCCGAAAAAGAGGATAAAATGGCTCCTAATCGAGTTCTAGATCTCAAAATTTTTCACATTCAAGATGCTGAAGTCACAGCAGAATGGACGGCTCCAGGAGATGACTTTGATTCTGGAAATGTATCAAGTTATCTCTTTGTATTGATGAATGACAAGTTCCAAGTTAAAAATACGATCCACGAGTTGCAAAGATCCGACTCATACGGTACTAAAGTATCTACTTCATTCGACTTTCCGATTAGGGGAAAGGTGTCTTACGTAGGATTAATTCCTATTGATGAATCTGGTAATCAAGGAAACGTGTCAAATATTGTGACGCTCCTTGTTCCCTTGAATCCAGCTACAGTTTCACCTACTCCTCCTGGGCCTCTCATAAATGGGGGTGATTCTAATTGGGTTACAATTGGAATAGTATGCGGTATTCTTGCTACATTATTGCTTCTTTTCTTGATACTGGTGATGTACTTCTCTCGTCGACGAAGAAGAAGACATCATGATCCCAACAGTGGTGTAAAATCAAGTGGAGTTAATGTAGATCTTCATCATTCATCTGATTCCTCTTCCTATGAATCAGATATTAAAAACTTAAGTTCAAATCAACTTGTACCTACAATAAGCACAATAAGtaatacttacaaaaataataagactaGTTTCGGTCATGGTCTAACCCCTACTTATTGGAGTGCCTCACAACTTCTGAGAGAGCATGAAGAAAGGCATTCAAAGCCGCAAGGTCCTTCTTTTATGGGTGCTATTGCTGAAGAAGAGGGGTACTATAATAGAGCTTTAGATACAGATGGGAGATATTATAGTAGTACTATTTCTCCCCCTTATGATGATGGAATCATCGTAGAAGGTGAAAATGATATCATCATCAATGGTAAGGCTGGTGTACCAAAAGGAAGTGACTCTTCTTCCTCCACACTCGGTGTTCTGGCCACTACGAAAAACATTGCACCGAGTCAATATGGCTCAACACTAAGTGTGAATACGACCAAAACTAGAAATATAACCCAAGTTTGA